One segment of Fusarium oxysporum f. sp. lycopersici 4287 chromosome 15, whole genome shotgun sequence DNA contains the following:
- a CDS encoding hypothetical protein (At least one base has a quality score < 10), translating into MRLNRLLPTHRPESRPPKQYQKIRSSPLRISSSPAPDPIPNPPIPGDPAPSAEALFDLINTFAKESGFGIVRRNAYSYNGRRMRYSFQCDRYGEPRPSRGAGLRQRKSRKCGCKWMVIAEALEEGEWLLRQHPNPEHSQHNHGRSIRPSAHPSHRRLTTPIRATIESTSRRVGIRARDVRAVVQEQHPESTFTQRDIYNARALINRDKLNGYTPTAALIKLFDEMDVPYVVKWADDEPSRLVGLVWIFSYCLQMWKRFPEVISFDNTYNTNRFKLPLFQATGQTCLGSVFNAAFGLIDNERREGFQFLSESIRQLAEQHSICQPDVIVTDFDDQMKAALNDQFPDVQQQLCIHHINSNVLLKSKQKWVKGRSSSSSPDSSDEDKSTPQVRAELSPKDRQLVHAPTSEDIPHSYRGVLMMWKLVLFAETEDAHEKAWRNLCREFDDQRAILRYLHGTYMPVRAQWARCFIRKYRNFGIRVTTGTEASNNNIKSYLLNGMSHLYRLVEAMQDMMKDQERDFNDACAADEVLTAREYIGSSSEYLGELRTAISSKGLGLINKQYRLARKAMPTGKNPFPEPLGGCNDDCSVYVELGIPCCHKVYSRLGSATPFTKWEVHPRWRLREPSSRDPYRRILDPKIATALRGRPKNTTQAVPARLAIGASNRQSSQPASQGPSRRRRGRPPGSLNRSTLARVELDASQHASSQASSSNQRQKRSQSGTLGAGRTTGGRASGRKTQPSIRRRRSQWELLLIATRRFFLSIVVRGDIDSCS; encoded by the coding sequence ATGCGCTTGAATCGCCTCCTCCCTACTCACCGCCCCGAGAGCCGTCCACCCAAGCAGTATCAAAAGATcagatcttctcctcttcgaaTTTCCTCGTCCCCTGCCCCCGACCCGATCCCGAACCCACCGATCCCAGGCGACCCAGCGCCGTCAGCCGAAGCTCTATTTGACTTGATAAACACCTTTGCGAAAGAGAGTGGCTTTGGTATTGTCCGACGGAACGCCTACTCATATAACGGTCGGAGGATGAGATATTCTTTCCAATGTGACAGATACGGAGAACCACGGCCTAGCAGAGGTGCAGGTCTTCGGCAACGGAAGTCCCGGAAGTGCGGATGCAAGTGGATGGTGATAGCCGAGGCTCTAGAAGAGGGCGAGTGGCTCCTACGACAACACCCAAACCCGGAACACAGTCAACACAACCATGGGCGTAGTATTAGACCGTCTGCGCACCCTTCCCATAGACGGCTGACTACACCCATCAGGGCAACCATTGAGTCGACAAGCCGTCGGGTCGGTATCCGGGCCCGTGACGTACGGGCTGTGGTCCAAGAGCAACACCCCGAATCAACCTTCACCCAGAGGGACATCTATAACGCCCGGGCTCTCATCAATCGAGACAAGTTGAATGGCTACACTCCCACTGCAGCACTGATCAAGCTATTTGATGAGATGGACGTTCCTTACGTCGTTAAGTGGGCGGATGATGAGCCAAGCCGCCTCGTTGGCCTTGTCTGGATCTTTTCCTACTGTCTCCAGATGTGGAAGCGGTTTCCCGaggtcatcagcttcgacaacACATACAACACCAACCGCTTCAAGCTTCCGTTATTCCAGGCAACAGGACAGACTTGCCTTGGTTCTGTCTTCAATGCGGCTTTCGGTCTGATCGACAACGAGAGACGGGAGGGGTTCCAATTCCTCTCTGAGAGTATTCGACAACTGGCAGAGCAGCACTCCATTTGCCAACCGGACGTCATCGTTACCGACTTCGACGATCAGATGAAGGCCGCCCTGAATGATCAGTTCCCTGATGTACAGCAGCAGCTCTGTATCCACCACATCAATTCGAACGTCCTGCTCAAATCAAAGCAAAAGTGGGTCAAGGGCCGCAGTAGTAGCAGTAGTCCCGACAGCAGCGACGAGGATAAGTCTACTCCACAGGTACGGGCTGAGCTTAGCCCGAAAGACCGACAGTTAGTCCACGCGCCGACATCTGAGGACATCCCTCATAGCTATCGAGGGGTTCTCATGATGTGGAAGCTCGTCTTGTTTGCCGAGACTGAGGACGCTCACGAGAAGGCGTGGAGAAACCTCTGTAGGGAATTTGATGACCAGCGGGCTATCCTGCGGTATCTCCATGGAACCTACATGCCTGTAAGGGCCCAGTGGGCACGCTGTTTCATCCGCAAGTATCGCAACTTTGGCATCCGCGTCACCACTGGCACAGAagcaagcaacaacaacatcaagagctaCCTTCTAAACGGTATGAGCCACCTGTATCGACTTGTCGAAGCTATGCAGGACATGATGAAGGACCAAGAGCGGGACTTCAACGATGCCTGCGCAGCGGACGAGGTACTCACCGCTCGCGAGTATATAGGGTCTAGCTCGGAGTATCTAGGCGAACTCCGGACAGCAATATCATCGAAGGGCCTTGGGCTGATCAACAAGCAATATCGCTTAGCTCGCAAAGCGATGCCGACTGGTAAGAATCCGTTCCCGGAGCCTCTCGGGGGCTGCAACGACGACTGTTCGGTCTATGTCGAGCTCGGTATACCTTGTTGCCACAAGGTCTACTCGAGGTTAGGGTCTGCCACACCCTTCACTAAGTGGGAGGTCCATCCACGGTGGCGACTACGAGAGCCATCCTCTCGAGATCCATACCGACGGATTCTCGACCCCAAGATTGCCACTGCTCTCCGTGGCAGGCCCAAAAACACCACACAGGCTGTTCCAGCAAGGCTAGCCATCGGAGCAAGCAATCGGCAGAGTAGTCAACCAGCCAGCCAGGGCCCATCAAGGCGTAGGCGAGGTCGACCACCGGGTAGTCTAAACAGGTCGACTCTGGCCAGAGTGGAACTCGATGCGAGCCAACATGCCAGTAGCCAGGCCAGTAGCTCAAATCAGCGCCAGAAACGCAGCCAGTCGGGTACCCTTGGAGCGGGGAGAACTACAGGAGGACGTGCCAGCGGACGGAAGACGCAACCCAGCATTCGGAGACGAAGGAGTCAATGGGAGCTGCTTTTAATAGCGACGAGGAGATTCTTCCTTTCCATAGTAGTAAGAGGAGACATAGATAGCTGCTCTTAA
- a CDS encoding phosphatidylserine decarboxylase, with the protein MLSVSAFFHNVLNYLLSWVHPNAHWGWLSCNRKTGQLEREIIPLGKKLKLLFLFNHITEWIDTTHAMRLYMHNKSLEKGKKEASPASKEQISKFVDYYGINMDDFDPSDINEYNTFEDFFARAHKAGSRPIHRPDDALTAVVVADSRVVTYESVAETKKIWIKGHDFNITNLVMDTQLGSKYENAAVASFRLSPQDYHRYHSPVTGKIKLFRSIPGDYYQVDPVALQSQVDILTRNRRAYVIIETAEFGDVLFVAIGATNVGSAVIHEQFQKSGVQVNKGDELGHFQFGGSSIIVAFQMERIKFDNDLLQLSKRRIQVSVEVGMSLGRATRSTRRGEMSPAPTYAEVADPNA; encoded by the exons ATGTTGAGTGTTTCGGCTTTCTTCCACAACGTCCTCAACTATTTACTTTCATGGGTACATCCA AATGCCCACTGGGGATGGTTGTCTTGCAATCGCAAA ACTGGGCAACTCGAGCGGGAGATAATCCCGCtcggcaagaagctcaagctcctcttccTGTTCAACCATATCACTGAATGGATCGATACGACACACGCCATGCGACTTTATATGCACAATAAGTCCCTAGAAAAGG GTAAGAAAGAGGCATCTCCAGCATCCAAGGAGCAAATTAGCAAATTCGTTGATTATTATGGTATCAACATGGATGACTTTGACCCTTCGGATATTAATGAGTATAACACATTCGAAGACTTCTTCGCCCGAGCGCATAAAGCCGGCTCAAGGCCGATCCACCGGCCTGATGATGCATTAACCGCGGTCGTTGTCGCCGATTCAAGAGTTGTCACGTACGAATCAGTTGCAGAAACAAAGAAGATTTGGATTAAAGGCCATGATTTTAACATTACCAATCTCGTCATGGACACACAACTCGGTTCAAAGTACGAAAACGCAGCCGTTGCCAGCTTTCGTCTATCACCACAAGACTATCATCGATACCACTCACCTGTGACCGGCAAAATCAAATTATTTCGGAGTATTCCCGGCGACTATTATCAAGTCGATCCTGTTGCTTTACAGAGTCAAGTAGATATCTTAACGAGAAATAGAAGGGCGTATGTCATCATCGAGACGGCTGAATTTGGCGATGTCTTGTTTGTCGCCATCGGAGCAACGAATGTGGGATCAGCCGT CATACACGAGCAATTTCAGAAAAGTGGCGTACAGGTCAATAAGGGTGATGAGCTGGGACATTTTCAGTTTGGCGGCTCTTCCATTATTGTCGCATTCCAGATGGAGAGGATTAAATTTGACAACGATCTGTTGCAGTTAAGCAAGCGGCGTATTCAAGTCTCGGTCGAGGTTGGTATGAGCTTGGGTCGTGCAACCCGTTCAACCCGGCGAGGCGAGATGTCTCCCGCACCTACGTATGCTGAAGTTGCAGATCCAAATGCTTAA